From one Nocardioides scoriae genomic stretch:
- the rpmB gene encoding 50S ribosomal protein L28: protein MAAVCDICAKKPGFGNNRPWSRKITKRRFDPNIQRVRATVNGAPKRLNVCTGCLKAGKVSR, encoded by the coding sequence GTGGCTGCCGTCTGCGACATCTGCGCCAAGAAGCCCGGCTTCGGCAACAACCGACCCTGGTCCCGCAAGATCACGAAGCGTCGCTTCGACCCCAACATCCAGCGGGTGCGGGCGACCGTCAACGGTGCGCCCAAGCGCCTCAACGTCTGCACCGGCTGCCTCAAGGCCGGCAAGGTCTCCCGCTGA
- a CDS encoding DAK2 domain-containing protein, giving the protein MHVDGVATFDLGVVRRFADLAVTGLSEAREEIDALNVYPVPDGDTGTNMFLTVESARDALVAALAERPDDLRHALQGYAHGALLGARGNSGVILSQLVGALLRRIRHAGPEDRSAAVFAEGMALAADAAYAAVGTPVEGTILTVARAAAEAAAQVAADPGARLGPVVHAAVGAAREALARTPDQLPMLARAGVVDAGGRGLCVVLAAVESAVTGEHPRSVAHVIGTPVLPAPQLPTGDLTEGGPAYEVMYLLAADDGAVPALRAELAPLGDSLVVVGGDGLWNVHVHVDDVGAAVEAGIRAGTPRRIEVTHFAEQVAASRRSRARRRGRALVAVAAGPGLHALFEEAGARVIDGGPGRRPSTGEVLAAVLATGAGEVVVLPNDHDTVGVAEAAAHEAAQRGVHVVVVPTRAQVQGIAALAVHEPGRPLDSDVVHMTDAARSSRHGAVTIAARQAMTSAGPCAPGDVLGVVQGDFVIVAEDLFEVATGVLERLLGAGGELVTLVAGAEAGDLAQACEHWVTRTHPGVDVSVHDGGQERYPLLVSVE; this is encoded by the coding sequence ATGCACGTCGACGGGGTCGCCACGTTCGACCTCGGCGTCGTGCGCCGCTTCGCCGACCTGGCCGTCACCGGGCTCTCGGAGGCGCGCGAGGAGATCGACGCGCTCAACGTCTACCCCGTGCCCGACGGCGACACCGGCACCAACATGTTCCTCACGGTCGAGTCGGCCCGCGACGCGCTCGTGGCGGCCCTGGCCGAGCGGCCCGACGACCTGCGCCACGCCCTCCAGGGCTACGCCCACGGGGCGCTGCTGGGGGCGCGCGGCAACTCGGGGGTGATCCTCAGCCAGCTGGTGGGGGCGCTGCTGCGACGGATCCGCCACGCCGGCCCCGAGGACCGCTCCGCGGCGGTCTTCGCCGAGGGCATGGCGCTGGCCGCCGACGCGGCGTACGCCGCCGTCGGGACGCCGGTGGAGGGCACCATCCTCACCGTGGCCCGGGCGGCCGCGGAGGCGGCGGCGCAGGTCGCGGCCGACCCCGGCGCCCGGCTGGGGCCCGTGGTGCACGCCGCCGTCGGCGCCGCCCGGGAGGCGCTGGCCCGCACGCCCGACCAGCTCCCGATGCTGGCCCGCGCCGGGGTCGTCGACGCCGGCGGACGCGGGCTGTGCGTCGTGCTCGCCGCCGTCGAGTCGGCCGTCACCGGCGAGCACCCGCGCTCGGTCGCCCACGTGATCGGCACCCCGGTGCTGCCCGCCCCGCAGCTCCCGACCGGCGACCTGACCGAGGGCGGGCCGGCGTACGAGGTGATGTACCTGCTGGCCGCCGACGACGGCGCGGTGCCCGCGCTGCGCGCCGAGCTGGCACCCCTGGGCGACTCGCTGGTGGTGGTCGGCGGCGACGGCCTGTGGAACGTCCACGTCCACGTCGACGACGTCGGGGCGGCGGTCGAGGCCGGCATCCGCGCGGGCACGCCGCGGCGCATCGAGGTCACCCACTTCGCCGAGCAGGTGGCCGCCTCCCGGCGCAGCCGCGCCCGCCGTCGCGGCCGGGCCCTGGTGGCGGTGGCCGCGGGACCGGGCCTGCACGCGCTGTTCGAGGAGGCCGGGGCGCGGGTGATCGACGGGGGGCCGGGCCGTCGCCCGAGCACCGGCGAGGTGCTCGCCGCCGTGCTGGCCACCGGGGCCGGCGAGGTCGTGGTGCTGCCCAACGACCACGACACGGTGGGCGTGGCCGAGGCCGCTGCCCACGAGGCGGCCCAGCGCGGCGTGCACGTGGTCGTGGTGCCCACCCGCGCGCAGGTGCAGGGCATCGCGGCGCTGGCGGTCCACGAGCCCGGCCGTCCGCTCGACAGCGACGTCGTGCACATGACCGACGCCGCCCGGAGCTCGCGCCACGGCGCCGTGACGATCGCGGCCCGGCAGGCCATGACCAGCGCCGGCCCCTGCGCCCCCGGCGACGTGCTCGGGGTGGTCCAGGGCGACTTCGTGATCGTGGCCGAGGACCTCTTCGAGGTGGCGACCGGCGTCCTGGAGCGGCTGCTCGGCGCGGGCGGCGAGCTGGTGACGCTGGTCGCGGGGGCCGAGGCGGGCGACCTCGCCCAGGCGTGCGAGCACTGGGTGACCCGCACCCACCCGGGGGTCGACGTGTCGGTCCACGACGGCGGGCAGGAGCGCTACCCGCTGCTGGTGTCGGTGGAGTGA
- a CDS encoding ATP-dependent DNA helicase RecG, with amino-acid sequence MAGQGERPAARTGGSGDGVVIRWDSPVGTVAGKDAPKLVKAGIETVGDLIGTYPRNHVAKGSLSELDQLVEGDVLSLVGQVVSSRQFTYQDKRTRRTAYRLEVRVRAEEGSLLLTYFDKHEGTASWRLHTELPVGRVGVFSGRLRWFRDEWQLTNPASRLYADGDDAVDTMPDLIPIYSSIGGITTWQLEEAVELALTLVDRVPEVLPAEVREAEDLVGAAQAVRWVHRPDTWAQKTAAEKRLKHDEAFVAQAVLARRRLAVERTVANPRPGRPGGLLDAFDDRLPFALTAGQQRVGEEIADELGRGHPMQRLLQGEVGSGKTVVALRAMLQVVDSEGQAALLAPTEVLAQQHHRSVTAMLGDLAQGGLLGGADQATRVALLTGSSSAAARRSALADAAGGEAGIVIGTHALLEDRVQFADLGLVVVDEQHRFGVEQRAALGAKAGVPPHVLVMTATPIPRTVAMTVFGDLDTSVLAELPAGRGEVQTTVVPVKARASWLDRAWERVREEVAAGHQAYVVASRIDPGGGEEAATGDEPAAGEGEAPRVLFAVEELAPELAAGALAGLRLEVLHGRMLPEEKDRVMQAFSRGEVDVLVSTTVIEVGVDVPNSTVMVILDADRFGVSQLHQLRGRIGRGGHAGLCLLVTGADPVGPSMERLLAVAGTRDGFELSRIDMEQRREGNVLGTQQSGGRAGGFRLLSVLRDEQVIARARTAAFVHLRRDPSLSEAGNADLADAVRRLEDSAQADFLEKT; translated from the coding sequence ATGGCGGGCCAGGGGGAGCGGCCGGCGGCCCGCACGGGCGGGTCGGGCGACGGCGTGGTGATCCGGTGGGACTCGCCGGTCGGCACGGTGGCGGGCAAGGACGCGCCCAAGCTGGTCAAGGCCGGCATCGAGACCGTCGGCGACCTCATCGGCACCTACCCCCGCAACCACGTCGCGAAGGGGTCGCTGAGCGAGCTCGACCAGCTGGTGGAGGGCGACGTGCTGTCGCTGGTCGGCCAGGTGGTCTCGAGCCGGCAGTTCACCTACCAGGACAAGCGGACGCGCCGCACGGCGTACCGCCTCGAGGTGCGGGTGCGGGCCGAGGAGGGCTCGCTGCTGCTCACCTACTTCGACAAGCACGAGGGCACCGCGAGCTGGCGGCTGCACACCGAGCTGCCGGTCGGGCGGGTCGGGGTCTTCAGCGGCCGGCTGCGCTGGTTCCGCGACGAGTGGCAGCTGACCAACCCCGCGTCGCGCCTGTACGCCGACGGCGACGACGCGGTCGACACCATGCCGGACCTGATCCCGATCTACTCCTCGATCGGCGGCATCACCACCTGGCAGCTCGAGGAGGCGGTCGAGCTGGCGCTGACGCTGGTCGACCGGGTGCCGGAGGTGCTGCCGGCCGAGGTCCGCGAGGCCGAGGACCTGGTCGGGGCCGCGCAGGCCGTGCGCTGGGTGCACCGGCCCGACACCTGGGCGCAGAAGACCGCGGCGGAGAAGCGCCTCAAGCACGACGAGGCCTTCGTGGCCCAGGCGGTGCTGGCGCGGCGGCGCCTCGCCGTGGAGCGCACGGTCGCCAACCCCCGTCCGGGGCGGCCGGGCGGCCTGCTCGACGCCTTCGACGACCGGTTGCCCTTCGCGCTCACCGCCGGCCAGCAGCGGGTGGGGGAGGAGATCGCCGACGAGCTCGGGCGGGGCCACCCGATGCAGCGCCTGCTCCAGGGCGAGGTCGGCTCCGGCAAGACCGTGGTCGCCCTGCGCGCGATGCTCCAGGTCGTCGACTCCGAGGGACAGGCGGCGCTGCTCGCGCCGACCGAGGTGCTGGCGCAGCAGCACCACCGCTCCGTCACGGCCATGCTCGGCGACCTCGCCCAGGGCGGTCTGCTGGGCGGGGCCGACCAGGCGACGCGGGTGGCCCTGCTGACCGGGTCGAGCAGCGCGGCGGCGCGGCGCTCGGCGCTGGCCGACGCGGCGGGCGGCGAGGCCGGCATCGTCATCGGCACCCACGCCCTGCTCGAGGACAGGGTGCAGTTCGCGGACCTCGGGCTCGTGGTCGTCGACGAGCAGCACCGCTTCGGGGTCGAGCAGCGGGCGGCGCTGGGCGCCAAGGCCGGGGTGCCGCCCCACGTCCTGGTGATGACGGCGACGCCGATCCCGCGCACCGTCGCGATGACGGTCTTCGGCGACCTCGACACGTCCGTGCTCGCCGAGCTGCCGGCGGGCCGCGGCGAGGTCCAGACGACCGTGGTGCCGGTCAAGGCGCGCGCGTCCTGGCTCGACCGGGCCTGGGAGCGGGTCCGCGAGGAGGTGGCCGCCGGCCACCAGGCCTACGTCGTGGCGTCCCGGATCGACCCCGGCGGCGGCGAGGAGGCGGCCACCGGCGACGAGCCCGCCGCGGGCGAGGGCGAGGCGCCGCGGGTGCTGTTCGCGGTGGAGGAGCTCGCGCCCGAGCTCGCCGCGGGGGCGCTGGCGGGGCTGCGGCTCGAGGTGCTCCACGGCCGGATGCTCCCGGAGGAGAAGGACCGCGTGATGCAGGCCTTCTCCCGGGGCGAGGTCGACGTGCTGGTGTCCACGACGGTCATCGAGGTGGGTGTCGACGTGCCCAACTCGACCGTCATGGTGATCCTCGACGCCGACCGCTTCGGGGTCTCCCAGCTCCACCAGCTGCGCGGCCGGATCGGGCGCGGCGGCCACGCCGGGCTGTGCCTGCTCGTCACCGGCGCCGACCCCGTGGGCCCCTCGATGGAGCGGCTGCTGGCCGTGGCCGGCACCCGCGACGGCTTCGAGCTCTCCCGCATCGACATGGAGCAGCGACGCGAGGGCAACGTGCTCGGCACCCAGCAGAGCGGCGGTCGGGCCGGGGGGTTCCGGCTGCTCTCGGTGCTGCGCGACGAGCAGGTGATCGCACGGGCCCGCACCGCGGCGTTCGTGCACCTGCGGCGCGACCCCTCCCTGTCCGAGGCGGGCAACGCCGACCTCGCGGACGCCGTGCGACGCCTGGAGGACTCCGCCCAGGCCGACTTCCTGGAGAAGACATGA
- the rsmD gene encoding 16S rRNA (guanine(966)-N(2))-methyltransferase RsmD: MTRIVGGSAGGRRLRTPPGSGTRPTSDRVREALFSSLESELGPLTGLRVLDLYAGSGAVGLEAVSRGAGVLTSVESDRRTARLVRDNAGTLGFRRVEVVALPVARALSQHPRAPYDLVFADPPYAVGEVELGQVLHLLVAHGWLATTAVLVVERSARSPEPDWPAGWERVRHKAYGETALWYVRADPEEAVASSSGSSSAQVCGQGPDPGSDAGPATDPPLA; the protein is encoded by the coding sequence ATGACCCGCATCGTCGGCGGCTCGGCCGGTGGCCGGCGCCTGCGGACGCCTCCCGGCTCCGGCACCCGGCCCACCAGCGACCGCGTCCGCGAGGCGCTGTTCTCCTCGCTGGAGTCCGAGCTCGGTCCGCTGACCGGGCTGCGCGTCCTCGACCTGTACGCCGGCTCCGGCGCCGTCGGGCTCGAGGCGGTCTCGCGCGGCGCCGGCGTGCTCACCTCGGTCGAGTCCGACCGCCGCACCGCGCGGCTGGTCCGGGACAACGCCGGCACGCTGGGGTTCCGCCGCGTCGAGGTGGTCGCCCTGCCGGTCGCCCGGGCCCTGTCGCAGCACCCGCGGGCGCCGTACGACCTCGTCTTCGCCGACCCGCCGTACGCCGTGGGGGAGGTCGAGCTCGGCCAGGTGCTGCACCTGCTGGTCGCCCACGGGTGGCTGGCCACGACCGCCGTGCTGGTCGTGGAGCGCTCCGCGCGCAGCCCCGAGCCGGACTGGCCGGCGGGGTGGGAACGGGTCCGTCACAAGGCGTACGGCGAGACGGCGCTCTGGTACGTTCGCGCCGACCCCGAGGAGGCGGTCGCCAGCAGCTCCGGGTCGTCCTCGGCGCAGGTGTGCGGCCAGGGGCCGGACCCGGGCTCGGACGCCGGTCCCGCGACCGACCCGCCCCTCGCCTGA
- the coaD gene encoding pantetheine-phosphate adenylyltransferase, translating to MRRAVCPGSFDPVTNGHVDIVSRAAHLFDEVIVAVGVNKSKSRARLFTADERMEMLEEVCAEFPNVRVAGFEGLLTTFCQQHDVDAIVKGLRAVTDFDYELQMAQMNSSLTDVETVFVPCSPEYSFLASSLVKEVATFGGDVSGLVPPRVLERLTARLAERARDDA from the coding sequence GTGCGCCGAGCCGTGTGCCCCGGATCCTTCGACCCGGTGACCAACGGTCACGTCGACATCGTCTCGCGCGCCGCGCACCTGTTCGACGAGGTGATCGTGGCCGTGGGCGTCAACAAGTCCAAGTCGCGGGCGCGGCTGTTCACCGCCGACGAGCGCATGGAGATGCTCGAGGAGGTGTGCGCGGAGTTCCCCAACGTCCGGGTCGCGGGCTTCGAGGGCCTGCTGACGACCTTCTGCCAGCAGCACGACGTCGACGCCATCGTCAAGGGCCTGCGCGCGGTCACCGACTTCGACTACGAGCTGCAGATGGCGCAGATGAACTCCTCGCTCACCGACGTCGAGACCGTCTTCGTGCCGTGCAGCCCGGAGTACTCCTTCCTCGCCTCCTCCCTGGTCAAGGAGGTCGCGACCTTCGGGGGCGACGTCTCCGGGCTGGTGCCCCCGCGCGTGCTCGAGCGGCTGACCGCCCGGCTGGCCGAGCGGGCGCGGGACGACGCGTGA
- a CDS encoding YceD family protein, translating to MTPLRTLDPRAPLVLDTRELGRRPGSQRTKVLSVAAPAELGIDVLGVPEGSTVDFDLRLEAVMEGVLVSGTASAGLVGQCSRCLEPIEDSITVDLQELFVYDDDHHGRPGGDDEDDGVSRLEGDLVDLEPLLRDAVVLALPFQPLCRDDCPGLCVECGARLADDPDHRHDDPIDPRWAALGQVAVATEPTDD from the coding sequence ATGACACCCTTGCGCACCCTCGACCCGAGAGCGCCGCTCGTGCTCGACACCCGCGAGCTCGGCCGCCGCCCGGGGTCGCAGCGCACGAAGGTCCTGTCCGTCGCGGCGCCGGCAGAGCTCGGTATCGACGTCCTGGGCGTCCCCGAGGGCAGCACGGTCGACTTCGACCTGCGCCTCGAGGCGGTCATGGAGGGGGTGCTGGTCAGCGGGACGGCCTCGGCCGGCCTGGTGGGTCAGTGCTCGCGGTGCCTGGAGCCGATCGAGGACAGCATCACGGTCGACCTGCAGGAGCTGTTCGTCTACGACGACGACCACCACGGCCGTCCCGGTGGGGACGACGAGGACGACGGTGTCAGCCGGCTCGAGGGCGACCTGGTCGACCTGGAGCCACTGCTGCGGGACGCGGTGGTGCTCGCACTGCCGTTCCAGCCGCTGTGCCGGGACGACTGCCCGGGCCTGTGCGTCGAGTGTGGCGCGCGGCTCGCGGACGACCCGGACCACCGGCACGACGACCCGATCGACCCGCGCTGGGCCGCCCTGGGCCAGGTGGCCGTGGCGACCGAGCCGACCGACGACTGA
- the rpmF gene encoding 50S ribosomal protein L32 gives MAVPKRKMSRSNTRHRRSAWKAVAPSLVNCSNPACGAKHLPHRACPECGQYGARADRRQVL, from the coding sequence GTGGCTGTCCCGAAGCGGAAGATGTCGCGCAGCAACACCCGTCACCGCCGTTCGGCGTGGAAGGCCGTCGCGCCGTCCCTGGTGAACTGCTCGAACCCGGCCTGCGGCGCCAAGCACCTCCCGCACCGCGCGTGCCCCGAGTGCGGCCAGTACGGCGCCCGCGCCGACCGTCGTCAGGTCCTCTGA
- the rnc gene encoding ribonuclease III — protein sequence MHDVATSAAGETAAEELREALGSPVLAPELLQLALTHRSYAYENGNLPTNERLEFLGDSVLGVVVTETLYRSHPDLSEGRLAKLRAAVVNARALAQVARTIDLGVHVHLGKGEESTGGREKASILSDTVEALIGAVYLSGGFTEAADVVHLLFDPMLEAAAALGAGLDWKTSLQELSAVHDLGVPEYVIEADGPDHMKTFTARVRVAGRLHGHGIGRSKKEAEQQAAESAYSTLHPELTAVAGPGGEAASDATTGAGPDAAPDAAPDTADA from the coding sequence GTGCACGACGTGGCGACCTCGGCTGCCGGCGAGACGGCGGCCGAGGAGCTGCGTGAGGCGCTCGGGAGCCCCGTGCTGGCCCCCGAGCTGCTGCAGCTCGCCCTGACGCACCGCTCCTACGCCTACGAGAACGGCAACCTGCCGACCAACGAGCGCCTGGAGTTCCTCGGCGACTCGGTGCTCGGCGTCGTCGTGACCGAGACGCTCTACCGCAGCCACCCCGACCTCTCCGAGGGCCGGCTGGCCAAGCTGCGGGCCGCGGTCGTCAACGCGCGCGCGCTCGCGCAGGTGGCCCGCACCATCGACCTGGGCGTCCACGTCCACCTCGGCAAGGGCGAGGAGAGCACCGGCGGCCGCGAGAAGGCCTCGATCCTCTCCGACACCGTCGAGGCGCTCATCGGGGCGGTCTACCTCTCCGGCGGGTTCACCGAGGCGGCGGACGTCGTCCACCTGCTCTTCGACCCGATGCTCGAGGCGGCTGCCGCCCTCGGCGCCGGCCTCGACTGGAAGACCAGCCTGCAGGAGCTGAGCGCCGTCCACGACCTCGGCGTGCCCGAGTACGTCATCGAGGCCGACGGCCCCGACCACATGAAGACCTTCACCGCGCGGGTCCGCGTCGCCGGCCGGCTCCACGGCCACGGCATCGGGCGGTCGAAGAAGGAGGCCGAGCAGCAGGCGGCCGAGTCGGCGTACAGCACCCTGCACCCCGAGCTGACCGCCGTCGCCGGTCCCGGGGGCGAGGCCGCCTCCGACGCGACGACCGGTGCGGGCCCCGACGCCGCGCCCGACGCCGCCCCCGACACCGCCGACGCCTGA
- the mutM gene encoding bifunctional DNA-formamidopyrimidine glycosylase/DNA-(apurinic or apyrimidinic site) lyase has translation MPELPEVEVVRRGLETHAVGRTLAAVDVLHPRPVRRHAGGADDFAARLAGRTVTGAHRRGKFWWLSLDDGDALLGHLGMSGQMLVQPAEAPDEKHLRVRFRLVDLPAGRGGGADGAAGSPTELRFVDQRMFGGLLVSSGGAVVPPEIAHIALDPVDPAFDDAAFVARVRRSESGVKRLLLNQAVVSGVGNIYADEGLWRARVHGERPGSRLRVADVQRVLAGCREVMLAALDQGGTSFDALYVNVNGQSGYFDRSLEAYGQEGRPCSRCGTPIRRVAFANRSSYFCPVCQPAPRARRRVAP, from the coding sequence ATGCCCGAGCTCCCCGAGGTCGAGGTCGTCCGGCGCGGCCTCGAGACCCACGCCGTCGGCCGCACGCTGGCGGCCGTCGACGTCCTCCACCCGCGCCCGGTGCGCCGCCACGCGGGCGGTGCGGACGACTTCGCCGCCCGGCTCGCCGGTCGCACCGTCACCGGTGCCCACCGCCGCGGCAAGTTCTGGTGGCTCTCGCTCGACGACGGCGACGCCCTCCTGGGCCACCTCGGGATGTCGGGCCAGATGCTGGTGCAGCCGGCCGAGGCTCCCGACGAGAAGCACCTGCGGGTGCGCTTCCGGCTCGTCGACCTGCCCGCTGGGCGGGGGGGCGGCGCGGACGGCGCCGCCGGGTCCCCGACCGAGCTGCGCTTCGTCGACCAGCGGATGTTCGGCGGTCTGCTGGTGTCCTCGGGCGGCGCGGTCGTGCCCCCGGAGATCGCCCACATCGCCCTCGACCCCGTCGACCCGGCCTTCGACGACGCCGCCTTCGTGGCGCGCGTGCGGCGCAGCGAGTCGGGCGTCAAGCGGCTGCTGCTCAACCAGGCCGTGGTCTCCGGCGTCGGCAACATCTACGCCGACGAGGGCCTGTGGCGGGCCCGCGTCCACGGGGAGCGCCCCGGCTCGCGGCTGCGCGTCGCCGACGTGCAGCGGGTGCTGGCCGGCTGCCGCGAGGTGATGCTGGCCGCGCTCGACCAGGGCGGCACCTCCTTCGACGCCCTCTACGTCAACGTCAACGGCCAGAGCGGCTACTTCGACCGCTCGCTGGAGGCCTACGGCCAGGAGGGACGGCCCTGCTCGCGCTGCGGCACGCCCATCCGCCGGGTCGCGTTCGCCAACCGCTCGTCGTACTTCTGCCCGGTCTGCCAGCCCGCACCGCGCGCCCGGCGCCGCGTCGCTCCCTGA
- a CDS encoding sulfite exporter TauE/SafE family protein has translation MERLFVFAFVGLLAQVIDGSLGMAYGVTASTLLLANGVAPAVASASVHLAEVGTTAASGFSHWRFGNVDWSVVARLGLPGAVGAFVGASVLSNLSTESATPWVAVLLLLLGVYIVARFVFGKKPVVVTRRPGTRFLAPLGLFAGFIDATGGGGWGPVATPTLISSGRLHPRKVIGSVSTSEFAVTIGASVGFLIGLGSEAIDWRVVGGLLIGGVIAAPFAAYLVRHVSLPVLGALVGSVILITNSRTLLRAFDAESVGAYAALGLVAVVLVAFAIQRSRGEHTEVVLDLDDEDDPKVEQRA, from the coding sequence ATGGAACGTCTGTTCGTCTTCGCCTTCGTGGGCCTCCTGGCCCAGGTCATCGACGGCTCGCTCGGCATGGCGTACGGCGTCACCGCCTCGACGCTGCTGCTCGCCAACGGCGTGGCCCCGGCCGTGGCCTCCGCCTCGGTGCACCTCGCCGAGGTCGGCACCACCGCCGCCTCGGGCTTCTCGCACTGGCGCTTCGGCAACGTCGACTGGAGCGTGGTGGCCCGCCTCGGCCTGCCCGGCGCGGTCGGCGCCTTCGTCGGCGCCAGCGTGCTGTCCAACCTCTCGACCGAGTCCGCGACGCCGTGGGTGGCCGTGCTGCTGCTCCTGCTCGGCGTCTACATCGTGGCCCGCTTCGTGTTCGGCAAGAAGCCGGTCGTGGTGACCCGCCGGCCGGGCACCCGCTTCCTCGCGCCGCTGGGCCTGTTCGCCGGCTTCATCGACGCCACCGGCGGTGGCGGCTGGGGACCGGTCGCGACGCCCACGCTGATCTCCAGCGGCCGGCTGCACCCCCGCAAGGTCATCGGCTCGGTCTCGACCTCGGAGTTCGCGGTCACCATCGGCGCGAGCGTCGGCTTCCTCATCGGCCTCGGCAGCGAGGCCATCGACTGGCGCGTGGTCGGCGGCCTGCTGATCGGCGGCGTCATCGCGGCGCCGTTCGCGGCGTACCTCGTGCGGCACGTCTCGCTGCCCGTGCTCGGCGCCCTGGTCGGCAGCGTCATCCTCATCACCAACTCGCGCACCCTGCTGCGGGCCTTCGACGCCGAGAGCGTCGGGGCCTACGCCGCCCTCGGCCTGGTCGCCGTCGTCCTCGTCGCCTTCGCGATCCAGCGCAGCCGCGGCGAGCACACCGAGGTCGTGCTCGACCTCGACGACGAGGACGACCCCAAGGTCGAGCAGCGCGCCTGA
- a CDS encoding MFS transporter encodes MRSVARSAVERVLPERLGRPFRWLVTSSWISNIGDGVALAAGPLLVASETRSPLLVALAAVMQFLPRLLFGLVAGVVADRVDRRHLIAVANACRVVVLAALVTTLVTGQVSIAVVLGAVFLLGVGETFADTTTATLLPMLVAKADLGVANARLLAGIITLDQLVGPPLGALLFGLGRQWPFVTQAVCVALSLLLVLHLQLPAHGRRAAGATDATGGRGSTLVAEIREGLGWVRRHAAVRTLVLTILIFNVTFGASWSVLVLYAQERLGLGNLGFGLLTSALACGGILGTVSYGWLERHVSLAWIMRGGLVVETLTHLVLALTTVPAVALATMFVFGAHAFIWGTTSTAVRQRAVPMPMQGRVQSVYMLGVTGGFVLGSLLGGVVAHAYGVTAPFWVGFVGSAAFLALLWHQLLHVAHADEEALARAGTDEPAS; translated from the coding sequence GTGAGGTCCGTCGCGAGGTCAGCCGTCGAGCGGGTGCTGCCCGAGCGCCTCGGGCGGCCCTTCCGCTGGCTGGTCACCTCGAGCTGGATCTCCAACATCGGCGACGGGGTGGCGCTGGCGGCCGGGCCACTGCTGGTGGCCTCCGAGACGCGCTCGCCGCTGCTGGTCGCGCTGGCCGCGGTCATGCAGTTCCTGCCGCGGCTGCTCTTCGGCCTCGTCGCCGGCGTGGTGGCCGACCGGGTCGACCGCCGCCACCTGATCGCGGTCGCCAACGCCTGCCGGGTCGTGGTGCTCGCGGCGCTGGTGACCACCCTGGTGACCGGTCAGGTCTCGATCGCGGTGGTGCTGGGTGCGGTCTTCCTGCTGGGCGTGGGGGAGACCTTCGCCGACACCACGACGGCGACGCTGCTGCCGATGCTCGTCGCCAAGGCCGACCTCGGCGTGGCCAACGCGCGGCTGCTGGCCGGCATCATCACGCTCGACCAGCTGGTCGGACCGCCGCTGGGGGCGCTGCTGTTCGGGCTGGGCCGGCAGTGGCCCTTCGTCACGCAGGCGGTCTGCGTGGCGCTCAGCCTGCTGCTGGTGCTGCACCTGCAGCTCCCGGCCCACGGCCGCCGGGCGGCAGGTGCCACCGACGCGACGGGCGGGCGGGGCAGCACGCTGGTGGCCGAGATCCGCGAGGGCCTGGGCTGGGTGCGCCGCCACGCGGCCGTGCGCACGCTGGTGCTGACCATCCTCATCTTCAACGTCACCTTCGGGGCGTCCTGGTCCGTGCTGGTGCTCTACGCCCAGGAGCGCCTGGGCCTGGGCAACCTCGGGTTCGGCCTGCTGACCTCGGCGCTGGCCTGCGGCGGCATCCTCGGCACGGTCTCCTACGGCTGGCTGGAGCGGCACGTCAGCCTGGCCTGGATCATGCGCGGCGGGCTGGTCGTGGAGACCCTCACCCACCTCGTCCTGGCGCTCACCACGGTGCCGGCGGTCGCGCTGGCCACGATGTTCGTCTTCGGCGCCCACGCGTTCATCTGGGGCACCACCAGCACGGCCGTGCGGCAGCGGGCGGTGCCGATGCCGATGCAGGGACGGGTGCAGAGCGTCTACATGCTCGGCGTCACCGGCGGCTTCGTCCTCGGCTCGCTGCTGGGCGGCGTCGTGGCCCACGCGTACGGCGTGACCGCGCCCTTCTGGGTCGGGTTCGTCGGCTCGGCGGCGTTCCTGGCGCTGCTGTGGCACCAGCTGCTCCACGTCGCGCACGCCGACGAGGAGGCCCTCGCGCGCGCCGGGACGGACGAGCCGGCCTCCTAG